One window of the Tachypleus tridentatus isolate NWPU-2018 chromosome 10, ASM421037v1, whole genome shotgun sequence genome contains the following:
- the LOC143230823 gene encoding anti-lipopolysaccharide factor codes for MMKVTLVALLLMSTYVYRTAAQGGIWTQLALALVKNLATLWQSGDFQFLGHECHYRINPTVKRLKWKYKGKFWCPSWTSITGRATKSSRSGAVEHSVRDFVSQAKSSGLITEKEAQTFISQYDG; via the exons ATGATGAAAGTGACATTAGTCGCACTGTTGCTTATGTCAACCTACGTCTACAGAACAGCAGCACAGGGCGGAATTTGGACTCAACTTGCTCTCGCATTAGTAAAGAATTTAGCCAC ACTTTGGCAGAGCGGAGATTTTCAGTTTCTGGGCCATGAATGTCATTATCGAATTAATCCCACTGTGAAACGTCTGAAGTGGAAATATAAAGGGAAGTTCTGGTGTCCCTCGTGGACTTCCATCACTGGAAGAG CTACCAAAAGCAGTAGGTCCGGCGCTGTAGAACATTCTGTTAGAGACTTTGTTAGCCAGGCCAAATCGTCAG GTTTAATCACAGAAAAAGAAGCACAAACGTTTATTTCTCAATACGATGGATGA